Genomic window (Chloroflexi bacterium ADurb.Bin180):
GGGCAAGCTGGGCATGATGATCCAGAATGCCAACCAGGCCGCCATCTACCAGGCAGCCGGCGTCGATGTGGGCATGGCCGTCATTCCCAGGCTGCCCAATGGCAACATGCCAGCGCCCATGCTCAGCATCAGCGGCTGGGCCATCAATGGCTACAGCAAGCAGCAGCAGGCGGCGGCCGAGCTGGCGGTCTACCTCGGCGGTCACCTGGCCGTGCCCCTGTTCAAGTCGTCTCAGGGCAACATCCCGGTGCGCCTCGATGCCATCGCCGATCCGGTCATCGCCGGCAATCCGAACATCGTGGCGGCCATCGAGCAGGTCGGCTTTTCGCAGCCCGTACCCAACGTGCCCGAGATGGGCCTGGTCTGGGTGCCGGTGAACAGCGCCTTTGAGCTGGCCGCCAAGGGCGACAAGACCTCGGCCCAGGCCCTGTCCGAAGCCTCCGAGGTGGTCAAGGCGGCCATAGCCGGCCAGTAACGTCAGGATCAAGTGCGGCCTTCCCCGGGGTCGCTGACCGACGGGAAGGCCGCCTGCTCACTGGGAGGAGAAAGCCATGACCCGCTCCAGGTGGACAAGGCGCGCCTACCCCTATCTGCTGATGGCGCCGGGGCTGCTGGCCGTGCTCGTCTTCACCCTGATGCCCATTGTGTACAGTGTGTATATCGCCTTCACCAACTATAGCACGCGCTACCTGCGCAACTTTCGGTTCGTCGGGCTGGAGAACTTTCGGCGCATTCTCGTGGGCGTCGACCGGGGCAACTTTGTCCGCGTTCTGACCTGGACGTTGACCTGGGCGGTGCTCACCACGGTGCTCAACCTGGCGCTGGGCCTGGTGCTGGCGCTGCTGTTGAACAACCCCCGCCTGCGCGAGCGCGGCCTGTACCGCACCATTCTCATCTACCCCTGGGCCCTGCCGGCCACCCTCACAGTGATGGTCTGGGGCGGCCTGCTGAACACGAGCTTTGGTCAGGTGAACCAGGTGCTGCAGCTCGTGGGGGTCAAGGCCATCCCCTGGCTCACCGACCCCACCTGGGCGCGCGTGGCCTGCATCCTGGTCAACCTCTGGCTGGCCTACCCGTTCACCATGTCCGTGTTTTTGGGGGCGCTCCAGTGCATCGATGCCCACCTGTATGAGGCAGCGGCGCTGGACGGCGCCAGCGGCAGCCAGTCCTTTCGCCACATCACGCTGCCACTGCTCCAGCAGTCCACCCTGCCGCTGTTGATCACCAGCTTTGCCGGCAACTTTGCCGGCTTTGGCGTGATCTACCTGTTGACCGGCGGCGGGCCCATCGTGGCCATCGACCCGCGGGCCCCGGGCGCCACGGACCTCATCGGCACCTATATGTACAAGCTGGCCTTTGGCGATGTGACCAAGAACTATGGGCTGGCCGCCGCCACGGGCATCATCATCTTTCTGTTCACCAGCTTGCTGACCGTGCTGAACAGCCGGCTCACCGGCGTGTTTGCGGAGGTGGACCAATGAGCAAGCCCACCCTCAAGCGCTCCCTGTTGCTGCTGCTCAACCGGCTGGTACTGGTGGTCGCCTGCCTGCTCACCCTCTTTCCCGCTCTGTGGGTGGTGGCCGCCTCGTTCAGCCAGGGCGTGAGCCTCTACTCCGGCGGCCTCATCCCGGCCAAGCTGACCTGGGACAACTACCGCCAGCTCTTTTTCCGCGACGGGCACCTCGGCGGCACGGACTTTCTGCTATGGATGAAGAACAGCCTGATCATCTGTCTGCCGGCCAGCTTTCTGGGGGTGGGGCTGACCACCACCATGGCCTA
Coding sequences:
- the malF_2 gene encoding Maltose transport system permease protein MalF produces the protein MTRSRWTRRAYPYLLMAPGLLAVLVFTLMPIVYSVYIAFTNYSTRYLRNFRFVGLENFRRILVGVDRGNFVRVLTWTLTWAVLTTVLNLALGLVLALLLNNPRLRERGLYRTILIYPWALPATLTVMVWGGLLNTSFGQVNQVLQLVGVKAIPWLTDPTWARVACILVNLWLAYPFTMSVFLGALQCIDAHLYEAAALDGASGSQSFRHITLPLLQQSTLPLLITSFAGNFAGFGVIYLLTGGGPIVAIDPRAPGATDLIGTYMYKLAFGDVTKNYGLAAATGIIIFLFTSLLTVLNSRLTGVFAEVDQ